DNA sequence from the Janibacter sp. CX7 genome:
CCGACGGCGGTGGCAGCCGCGATGCCGCGCAGGCCGAGGTCGAGGCGCTGGGGCGCTTCGCGCAGGAGCACGGGGCGCTCGACGTCGCCGTCTCCGACGACCCCGCCGACAGCGCCGCGCTCGTCGCGATGCGGCGGATGGCCCAGCCCTCCTTCGAGCGGTGGGCGCAGGCGCACGGCGGCGGGCAGCTCCTCGACGACGTCTGCCTGCCGCGCACCCGGCTGCCCGAGTTCTACGACCGGCTCGAGACGATCCGGCAGGAGTCGGGGCTGACGATCGCGGTCGTCGCGCACGCCGGCGACGGCAACACCCACCCCTCGGTCTTCTTCGACACGAGCGACCCCGACAGCGTCGCCCGGGCCGATGCGGCCTTCGACGCGATCATGGAGCTCGGCCTCGAGCTCGGCGGCACGATCACCGGCGAGCACGGCGTCGGCCACCTCAAGCGCCGCTGGCTGGCCCGCGAGCTCGACGAGGGCTCCCGGCGGGTGCACCTGGCGGTCAAGGCGGCGCTCGACCCGCTGGGCATCCTCAACCCCGGCAAGATGCTCGCCGAGCTCTGACCCCCTTCGCATCTCCTTGAGGTCGTGAAGGGGGTGTCGGGGGCGGCACGTAGGTTGGCGGCCATGGCGACGAAGAAGGGCGGACCGACCTACCGCTGCAGCGAGTGCGGCTGGACCACGGTCAAGTGGGTCGGGCGATGCGGCGAGTGCCAGGCGTGGGGCAGCGTCGACGAGGTCGGCGGCGCGACGACGCGCACCCTCGCGGCCGCCCGGGTGCAGCGCCCGGCCGTGCCGATCCGCGAGATCGACGGCGAGCAGGCGACCCACCGCTCGACCGGCGTCCCGGAGTTCGACCGGGTGCTCGGCGGCGGGCTCGTCCCCGGGTCGGTCGTCCTCGTGGCCGGTGAGCCCGGCATCGGCAAGTCGACCCTGCTCCTCGACGTGTCCGCCCGTGTCGGCGAGGGGCGGCGCGTCCTCTACATCACCGGCGAGGAGTCGGCCGCGCAGGTGCGCGGGCGCGCGGAGCGCATCGGGGCCGTGACCGACGGGCTCTACCTCGCCGCCGAGACCGACCTGGCGACCGCCCTCGCGCAGATCGAGCAGGTGCGGCCCGACCTCGTCGTCATCGACTCGGTGCAGACGATCGCCTCGACCGAGGTCGACGGTGCTGCGGGCAATGTCAGCCAGGTCCGCGAGGTCGCCGGGTCACTCATCCAGGCGGCCAAGGAGGGTGGCTTCGCGATCCTGCTCGTCGGCCACGTGACCAAGGACGGCTCGATCGCCGGACCCCGCGTCCTCGAACACCTCGTCGACGTCGTCGTGCAGTTCGAGGGTGACCGGCACACCCGGCTGCGCCTGGTCCGCGCGGTGAAGAACCGCTTCGGCCCGACCGACGAGGTCGGGTGCTTCGACCTCACCGACGCCGGGATCATCGGCCTGTCCGACCCCAGCGGCCTCTTCCTCTCCAGCCGCCACATCAACGTCCCGGGCACGTGCGCGACCGTCACGCTCGAAGGGCGGCGACCGCTCGTCGTCGAGGTGCAGTCGCTCGTCTCGCCGTCGCAGATCCCGACCCCGCGCCGCGCCAACGTCGGTCTCGACAGCGGCCGGCTCGCCATGGTCATCGCCGTCCTCGACAAGCGGGCCGGGGCGCCCATCGGCACCCAGGACACCTACGTCTCGACGGTCGGCGGCGTCAAGATCACCGAGCCCTCCAGCGACCTCGCCGTCGCCATCGCCATCGCCAGCGCCGTCCTCGACGAGCCGGTGCCGCACACCCTGCTCGCGCTCGGCGAGATCGGCCTGAGCGGCGAGGTGCGGCCGGCCGTGGGTGTCGCCCGGCGGCTCACGGAAGCGGCCCGGCTCGGGTTCCGCACCGCGCTCGTCCCCGTCGGGGCGCTCGCCGACGCCGCTCCCCCGGCCGGCATGGACGTCGTCGAGGTGACCGACGTCGGGCAGGCGATCTCCGAGATGCGGCAGCGGCACACCGGAGGGACCGTCCACCGACTCCCCTCGTCATAGACTCGCCGGGTGGCCGACCCAGACGACGACCTCTTCCGGACGACCCTCGCCGCGGTCGCGCCGGGCACCGTGCTGCGCGACGGGCTCGAGCGGATCCTGCGGGGCAACACCGGCGCCCTCGTGGTGCTCGGGCACGACAGGCTCGTCGAGAGCCTGTGCACCGGGGGCTTCGACCTCAACATCGAGTTCTCCGCGACCCGCCTGCGCGAGCTGGCGAAGATGGACGGAGCCGTCGTCGTCGACTCCGGCGTCTCGAAGATCCTCAAGGCCGCGGTCCAGCTCGTCCCCGACCCGAGCATCGAGACCCTCGAGAGCGGCACCCGGCACCGCACGGCCGAGCGGGTCGCCCGGCAGACCGGGCACCCCGTCGTCTCGGTGAGCCAGTCGATGCACATCATCGCCCTCTACGTCGACGGCCGACGGCACGTCCTGCGCACGACGCCCGAGCTCGTCTCCCAGGCCAACCAGGCGATGCAGACGCTCGAGCGCTACACGACCCGGCTCAACGAGGTCACCGGCTCGCTGTCGGCCCTCGAGATCGAGGACCTCGTCACCGTCCGGGACGTCGCCGTCGTCCTCCAGCGCCTCGAGATGGTCCGCCGCATCCACGCCGAGATCGCCGAGTACGTCCTCGAGCTCGGCATCGACGGCCGCTTGCTCACCCTCCAGCTCGAGGAGCTGACGGCTGGCCTCGACGACGACCTCAACGCGGTCATCCTCGACTACCTCGACCCCAAGGGGCCGGTCGCCGACGCCCAAGGGGTCATGGACAACCTCTCGGCGCTCGACGCCACCGAGCTGCTCGACCTCGGCCACGTCGCCAAGTCGCTCGGCTTCGCGATCGTGGGAGAGTCGCTCGACGCGTCGGTCAGCCCACGCGGACTGCGCATCCTCGGCAAGATCCCGCGCCTGCCGGGCGCCATCGTCGACCGGCTCGTCCTCCACTTCGGCTCGCTGCAACGACTGCTCGCGGCCGGCATCGACGACCTGATGGCCGTCGAGGGGGTCGGCGAGCTGCGCGCCCGCACCGTCCGCGAGGGTCTGTCACGACTCGCGGAGAGCTCGATCCTCGAGCGGTACGTCTGACGTGCTCCGATTCCTGGTCTCGCTGCTCGCCGGCGGGCTGGTGATCGGTGGCGCGTGGTTCGGATGGACCCGCAGCGCCGACGTCGAGGCGACGCTGGCTGGTGCAGCCGACCGGGCGGGAGCGCCCATCCCGACGAGGCAACGGACTCCCCCTTCGCCCACACCGACGGCGACCGCCCTGTCCACGCGTGGCACTGATCCGGGGCGCCCCTGCGACCTGCCCACACCGACCGACGCCGCAGGGATGAACACCCTCATGACCCAGCTCGACGGCGAGCCGCGGCTGCAGGGCGCCGACCACGGCGGCTCGGTCATGCTCGCCGACGGCCGACGGCTCTTCGTCTACGGCGACACGGTGCGGGACACGGACGTCGTCGGCCCCTTCATGGTGCGCAACTCGGTGCTCGTCGCCAACGGCGGCTGCCTCAAGGCCATGCGCGTCGAAGGCGACGGTGCGGTCATCCCCGACACCGGCGATCTCGGCCACTGGCCGATGTCGTTGCGCGCCGACCCCGTGCCCGGGGGCACCCGGGTGCAGGTGCTCACCGCGACCGTGCACGAACTCGGCGGGCGCGACTTCGAGACGATCGGGACCGGCCTGGCGACCTTCGAGGTCCCGACCAACCGGATGCCGCGGCTCGTGTCGCACCGGGCGGTCACCGCACGCAGCACCGACCCGCGGGTGCCGACGTGGGGCGCCGCGATGTGGGACGAGGGTCCGTGGACCTATGTCTTCGGCACCGCGAGCGACGAGGGCAAGACGACGGCAGGATGGTCGCTGCATGTCGCCCGCACCCCGACCGGTTCGCTCGCCTCCGCGCGCACCTGGGAGTACTGGGACGGCAGCTCGTGGGTCGCCGGTGACCCTGCGGCCGCCCAGACCCCCGCGGCCCAGCTCGTCGGCGCCGACCAGGGCGTCTCGCACGTCCTCGGGGTCTTCGAGCGCGACGGCTCGTGGTTCGCGGTGAGCAAGGAGGGCGACTTCCAAGGAGACCAGCTCGCCGTGTGGAAGGCGCCGTCGGTCACCGGGCCGTGGACGAAGCACCGCGTGCGACCGCTCGGCAACGACGCGTCGACGGTGCGCTACACCGTGCTCTCCCACCCGGACCTCACGACCCCGCCGGGCACGGTCCTCGTCTCGTGGAGCGAGGCACCGACGAGCGAGCCCGACTTCCACACCCACCCGCAGCGTTACCGTCCGCGCTTCGCCGAGATCGAGCTGCCATGACTCTGCCCGACACCACTCGCGGCGCGGGCGAGGCCGCGAGCGCCCAGCTGCGCACCGCCGTGCTCGCGTGGTTCGACGAGCACGGTCGTGACCTGCCCTGGCGTGACCCCCGGTGCTCCGCCTGGGGTGTCTACCTCTCGGAGGTGATGTCGCAGCAGACGCCCGTCGCCCGGGTGCTGCCGGTCTGGGAGCGCTGGCTCGAGCGGTGGCCGACGCCGGCCGACCTGGCCGCGGACTCCCCCGGCGAGGCGGTGCGCATGTGGGACCGCCTGGGTTACCCACGTCGGGCGCTGCGGCTGTGGGAGTCGGCCGCGGCGATGGTCGAGCGCCACGACGGCGAGGTCCCGCGCGACCACGACGACCTGCTCGCCCTGCCCGGCGTCGGCCCCTACACCGCTGCCGCCGTCGCGTCCTTCGCCTTCGGGGACCCGCGCACCGTCGTCGACACCAACGTCCGCCGGGTCCTCGCCCGCACGGTGAGCGGCACGCAGCACGCGGCACCGGCACTCACCGCTGCCGAGATGCGCCTGGCCGATGCCTCGATGCCGGCCGACCGGGACGAGGCCAACCGGTGGAATGCCGCGTCGATGGAGCTGGGCGCCCTCGTCTGCACGGCCCGCTCGCCGCGCTGCGACGAGTGCCCGGTCAGCCACCTGTGCGCCTGGCAGCTCGCCGGCCGCCCGGAGCACGAGGGGCCGCCACGGCGCGGTCAGGCCTGGCACGGCACCGACCGCCAGGTGCGCGGCCGCATCGTGCAGCTGCTGCGCGAGAGCGCGGACCCGGTCTCGCGCCGCGACGTCGACGCCACGTGGCCGGACGACCCGGCGAAGGTCGAGCGATGCCTCGCCGGGCTCGTCGAGGACGGTCTCGTCGAGCCGGTGGCCGGCGGATACGCCCTGCCGGGGTGAGGGACACCCCCCTTCGAGGCTCCTGCGTCGCACCTCCCAGGCGGAACGTGGGACCCAAGGACGGCGCCTTCGTCCGTCAGAGCTGGCGCAGCATCCGGGTGTTGCCGAGGGTGTTGGGCTTGACCCGCTCGAGGTCGAGGAACTCGGCCACGCCCTCGTCGTAGGAGCGCAGCAGCTCGACGTAGACGTCGGGGTCGACTGCCTGGCCCTCGATCTCGGTGAAGCCGTGCCGGGTGAAGAAGTCGACCTCGAAGGTCAGGCAGAAGAGCCGCTCGACCCCCAGCTCGACGGCGTCCTCGGCGAGCGCCTCGAGCAGGGCGCCTCCGACACCGTGCCCCAGGTGCTCGGCGGAGACGGCGAGGGTGCGGATCTCGGCGAGGTCGTCCCACATGACGTGCAACGCACCGCAGCCGACGACCTGACCGTCGATCTCGGCGACGCGGAACTCCTGCAGCCCCTCGAAGTAGGCGACGGTGTCCTTGCTGACGAGGACCCGCCGCTCGGCCAGGGGCGCGACGAGGGCACGGATGTCGCGCACGTCGCGGGTGCGGGCGCGGCGGATGGTCACGGTCACCGGACAAACCTACGCCCCCGCCACGAGGGCGAGGGCGCAGGTCGGTCCGCTCGGCGAGCGGCGGCGCGAAGGGGGGTCAGCGCACCGTGTACTCCGGCTGGGACTGGACGTTGAGCTCGCCCATCCGGATCGTGTCGGCCCGCTTCGTGGCGGGGTCGTTGAACTTCAGCACGTCGAAGCCGCGGGCGATGTCCGAGGAGTAGACGTGGCCGTTGTAGTAGTACGTCGACCACGT
Encoded proteins:
- the radA gene encoding DNA repair protein RadA; its protein translation is MATKKGGPTYRCSECGWTTVKWVGRCGECQAWGSVDEVGGATTRTLAAARVQRPAVPIREIDGEQATHRSTGVPEFDRVLGGGLVPGSVVLVAGEPGIGKSTLLLDVSARVGEGRRVLYITGEESAAQVRGRAERIGAVTDGLYLAAETDLATALAQIEQVRPDLVVIDSVQTIASTEVDGAAGNVSQVREVAGSLIQAAKEGGFAILLVGHVTKDGSIAGPRVLEHLVDVVVQFEGDRHTRLRLVRAVKNRFGPTDEVGCFDLTDAGIIGLSDPSGLFLSSRHINVPGTCATVTLEGRRPLVVEVQSLVSPSQIPTPRRANVGLDSGRLAMVIAVLDKRAGAPIGTQDTYVSTVGGVKITEPSSDLAVAIAIASAVLDEPVPHTLLALGEIGLSGEVRPAVGVARRLTEAARLGFRTALVPVGALADAAPPAGMDVVEVTDVGQAISEMRQRHTGGTVHRLPSS
- the disA gene encoding DNA integrity scanning diadenylate cyclase DisA; the protein is MADPDDDLFRTTLAAVAPGTVLRDGLERILRGNTGALVVLGHDRLVESLCTGGFDLNIEFSATRLRELAKMDGAVVVDSGVSKILKAAVQLVPDPSIETLESGTRHRTAERVARQTGHPVVSVSQSMHIIALYVDGRRHVLRTTPELVSQANQAMQTLERYTTRLNEVTGSLSALEIEDLVTVRDVAVVLQRLEMVRRIHAEIAEYVLELGIDGRLLTLQLEELTAGLDDDLNAVILDYLDPKGPVADAQGVMDNLSALDATELLDLGHVAKSLGFAIVGESLDASVSPRGLRILGKIPRLPGAIVDRLVLHFGSLQRLLAAGIDDLMAVEGVGELRARTVREGLSRLAESSILERYV
- a CDS encoding A/G-specific adenine glycosylase, with protein sequence MTLPDTTRGAGEAASAQLRTAVLAWFDEHGRDLPWRDPRCSAWGVYLSEVMSQQTPVARVLPVWERWLERWPTPADLAADSPGEAVRMWDRLGYPRRALRLWESAAAMVERHDGEVPRDHDDLLALPGVGPYTAAAVASFAFGDPRTVVDTNVRRVLARTVSGTQHAAPALTAAEMRLADASMPADRDEANRWNAASMELGALVCTARSPRCDECPVSHLCAWQLAGRPEHEGPPRRGQAWHGTDRQVRGRIVQLLRESADPVSRRDVDATWPDDPAKVERCLAGLVEDGLVEPVAGGYALPG
- a CDS encoding amino-acid N-acetyltransferase, with the protein product MTVTIRRARTRDVRDIRALVAPLAERRVLVSKDTVAYFEGLQEFRVAEIDGQVVGCGALHVMWDDLAEIRTLAVSAEHLGHGVGGALLEALAEDAVELGVERLFCLTFEVDFFTRHGFTEIEGQAVDPDVYVELLRSYDEGVAEFLDLERVKPNTLGNTRMLRQL